A genomic region of Sulfurimonas hongkongensis contains the following coding sequences:
- the purE gene encoding 5-(carboxyamino)imidazole ribonucleotide mutase, protein MRFVSIVMGSKSDYEVMKSCSDTLEAFGVNYEMIISSAHRSPERTAKYIIEAEKKGAQVFIAAAGMAAHLAGVLSSKTVKPIIGVPMSASALSGIDALLSTVQMPAGMPVATVAIGKAGAINSAYLAMQILALDNEELAVKLQEDRISKAKKVEIDSLEIETIIKA, encoded by the coding sequence TCAATTGTAATGGGTAGCAAGAGTGATTATGAAGTAATGAAGTCGTGTTCTGACACACTAGAGGCTTTTGGAGTAAACTATGAGATGATTATCTCCTCAGCTCATCGCTCGCCTGAGAGGACCGCAAAGTATATTATAGAAGCGGAGAAAAAAGGCGCTCAAGTCTTTATTGCAGCAGCTGGAATGGCTGCACACTTAGCTGGCGTGTTATCTTCTAAAACGGTTAAACCCATTATCGGTGTACCAATGTCAGCATCGGCACTAAGTGGGATAGATGCACTTCTCTCAACTGTTCAAATGCCAGCTGGAATGCCAGTTGCTACTGTGGCAATAGGTAAAGCTGGAGCCATCAACTCCGCATATCTAGCGATGCAAATTTTAGCACTTGACAATGAAGAGTTGGCAGTAAAGCTACAAGAAGATAGAATCTCTAAGGCTAAAAAAGTTGAGATAGATTCACTAGAGATAGAGACAATAATAAAAGCGTAA
- a CDS encoding DUF3972 domain-containing protein translates to MKWMSDEEYMELTGLDMDAIDDLCARGKLTVEVKDGIRMIDPSKGSQNVVPAKLKELSARNTKEMLVQPEFVEKTIGTIINLHEKVLDAKDETLEAVRTENTFLREALGSLQELYDEDRKTIHTLQEQLKLSQQEVEFMRRKYKLMWNKAIDEHTT, encoded by the coding sequence ATGAAGTGGATGAGCGATGAAGAATATATGGAACTCACAGGCCTTGATATGGATGCTATTGATGATTTGTGCGCGCGTGGAAAACTAACAGTAGAAGTTAAAGATGGCATCAGAATGATAGATCCATCCAAAGGCTCACAAAATGTGGTTCCGGCTAAACTAAAAGAGCTCTCCGCTAGAAACACAAAAGAGATGTTAGTCCAACCTGAGTTTGTAGAAAAAACTATAGGCACCATAATCAACCTTCATGAAAAAGTCCTAGATGCAAAAGATGAAACCCTAGAAGCCGTAAGAACTGAAAACACCTTTTTAAGAGAGGCTCTAGGCTCACTTCAAGAGCTTTATGATGAAGATAGAAAGACCATTCATACACTTCAAGAGCAGTTAAAACTCTCTCAACAAGAAGTTGAGTTTATGAGAAGAAAGTACAAGCTTATGTGGAACAAAGCGATAGACGAACATACTACTTAA